TGCCGGGCAGCCATTACCGCACGGACATCGGCCTGGCCGCCGTCGAAGGTCGCATCGAGGTCTGAGCCCGCGCCTCGGCATCTGCGGCCATACGCACCGGTCCACACGGACAGCAGGTTCGTCACGATGCCACGGAGTCGCCGCTCAGCCGAGCGTGAGTCCGCGCATCGCCAGCCACTGCTGCGGGTCCACGTGCTGTCCGCCGACGATCACCTCGAAGTGCAGGTGCGGGCCGGTGGAGTCGCCGCGATTGCCCATGCGGGCGATCTGCATCCCCGCGGGCACCCGTTCGCCGACCGAGACGAAGAAGTCGTACATGTGCCCGTAGACGGTGATGCTGCCGTCGTCGTGGCGGATCCGCACCCAGAGACCGAAGCCCTGCGCCGGTCCGGCATCGATGACCGTGCCATCGGCGACCGCGTAGATCGGGGTGCCGATCGGGCCGGCGATATCGATGCCGTTGTGGAAGGTGCCCCAGCGGGACCCGAAGCCCGAGGTGAAGATGCCGCGCGTGGGCAGCGCGAAGCCCCTGCCGCCCGGCGCGAGCGCCCCGGGCTGCACCGGCGCGGTGCCGGTCATCCACGGCTGACGCTCGCCGGCGACGGCGGCGGCCGCTTCGGCCTTCGCGCGTTCGAGCGTCGCGCGCGCGGCGGCCGCGACCACCGCCTGCTCCCGCAGCCGCTCGCCGTTGGCGATCGCGTTCAGCAACCTGGTCACCGAGGGTGGGGTGTTCTGCATCTGCGGTGGATACGCGACGGCGACGAGCTGGGCGCGATCCGGCGCCGGAGTGCGATCGGTGACCATCCCGGCGAACGACGTGTCGCCCGCGGCGTACACCGCGGTCGCGGCGAGTCCGGCCAGCAGCACCTTGTGCTTGCGCGCCAGCGCGAGCACCTGCTCGCCGGTGGGTTTGCGCCGCCACAGGTCGCGAGGATCCGGTCTGCGCTCCCACAACTGCCTGCGGCGTGCCCACAGGACGCGCGGATCGAGCCTGCCGCCCCCGAGCAGCCGCTTTCGGGGTCGCGGCGAGCGCGCGCGCCAATCGCGCGGAATGATGCCGATGCCGGCCACTCCGCGCACTCGGTCGAGCCCGTCTCGTCGAGCCTTATCGAGCATCGGGTAGACCATAACCGCGGCCGTGCGGTGAAGCGTGCTCTACCGTCTGTCGAGTGTCCAGAGAATCTCGCCGGTCGACCATCCCACCTTTCTACGTGATGGATGTGTGGAAAGCCGCCGCGGAGCGCGCCCGGACGCACGGTGATGTGCTCGTGCTCGCGGCGGGACAACCGTCGACACCCGCGCCCGCGCCGGTCCTGCGCGCGACCGAATTGGCCATTCAGTCCGAATTGCTCGGTTACACCGAGACTTTCGGCA
Above is a genomic segment from Nocardia sputorum containing:
- a CDS encoding M23 family metallopeptidase; this translates as MLDKARRDGLDRVRGVAGIGIIPRDWRARSPRPRKRLLGGGRLDPRVLWARRRQLWERRPDPRDLWRRKPTGEQVLALARKHKVLLAGLAATAVYAAGDTSFAGMVTDRTPAPDRAQLVAVAYPPQMQNTPPSVTRLLNAIANGERLREQAVVAAAARATLERAKAEAAAAVAGERQPWMTGTAPVQPGALAPGGRGFALPTRGIFTSGFGSRWGTFHNGIDIAGPIGTPIYAVADGTVIDAGPAQGFGLWVRIRHDDGSITVYGHMYDFFVSVGERVPAGMQIARMGNRGDSTGPHLHFEVIVGGQHVDPQQWLAMRGLTLG